One genomic window of Metopolophium dirhodum isolate CAU chromosome 4, ASM1992520v1, whole genome shotgun sequence includes the following:
- the LOC132942863 gene encoding endoplasmic reticulum metallopeptidase 1-like, with protein MIRANNEPFSNFNSKLRFRTKSSKQYDILPKHVKDTAFKYENNSKGIRSPAGPHHFLLCIVISVVVYTVLAILEKSLPEPVTISNEHNHPDRFVAERAKNHLVKLTSMGPRPVGSKENEILAVQLLLDEIKTIIKQADSAHKVEWDLQRVSGAFSLQFLDGMTNVYRNVQNIVVKIGPIQTSRHSLLINCHFDSVVDSPGASDDGASCAIMLELLRVISRLKIPLKNNIIFLFNGAEENMMQASHGFITQHQWASSIRAFINMEACGAGGKEILFQVGPNHPWLLEAYSDAVPYPLASSMAQEIFQSGIIPGDTDYRIFRDFGRVSGLDFAWSANGYVYHTKSDTVDKIPLGTFQRTGDNMLPLILKLVNSVQISDVEKYSTGNLVFFDFLGIFIVHWSEVLSDIINISVIIISLLVILYNASHTHVTGFNVKDYFKSCFKCSSLIVLIWLATLVTIAVLSLTVVMLDRCLSWFAQPAWLLFLYITPTILVPMVLLVLFGRKFLWGKKGTHYPQSLMYCISRDGNQLLYIMILMLCVLLRIRSGFAVALFVTCNTISIVLHNTILKNNYGYKVLWLHWGCMLVPFMLSAYMIQAALLLVVPIMGRSGSGNHAESVMSLITSAMFTLVFSFYNPLVLLLQKAYTVFSSLAVVLLVSFLVLVFTPLGFPYSGDPDNLAPQRFMIAHVERSFYNYNGSLRDHQNGLWIVNLDVNSPHSVVRHAPELMNARQITQDECNKELYCGLPYFIPVITFIWKTHWIDTKPLDVEIPLSLNLTYRDYRLNNVQRLSFSAIGPDHITFTLSLYDGIKLKDWSFSSGEPLKGPLWNGRPTYFVYYSCANDIIPWDFWIDIEVPKTHVGPQIEVGLSGHRMHGAHQYTPELKKLFSQLPQWTTTTGWASAYKSYTL; from the exons GATTTGTTGCTGAAAGGGCCAAAAATCATTTAGTTAAATTAACATCAATGGGACCTAGGCCCGTAGGAAGCAAAGAAAATGAAATTTTAGCAGTGCAGTTATTATTAGATGAAATTAAGACAATTATTAAACAAGCTGATTCTGCACACAAAGTTGAATGGGATCTACAAAGGGTTAGTGGAGCATTTTCATTGCAATTTCTCGATGGCATGACTAATGTATATAGAAATGTACAAAACATTGTTGTTAAAATTGGTCCCATTCAAACTTCTCGTCACAGTTTACTGATTAATTGCCATTTTGACTCAGTCGTGGACAGCCctg gggCAAGCGATGATGGTGCTAGTTGTGCCATTATGTTAGAATTATTACGTGTAATATCACGTCTTAAAAttcctttaaaaaataacataatatttcttttcaaTGGGGCCGAAGAAAATATGATGCAGGCATCGCACGGATTCATTACTCAACATCAATGGGCTTCTAGTATACGTGCATTCATCAATATGGAAGCTTGTGGTGCCGGTGGTAAAGAAATACTGTTTCAAGTTGGCCCTAATCATCCATGGCTTTTAGAA gccTATTCGGATGCTGTGCCCTATCCTTTGGCCTCTTCTATGGCTCAAGAAATATTTCAAAGCGGCATCATACCAGGCGATACTGATTATAGAATATTTCGTGACTTTGGTCGTGTTTCTG gtctCGATTTTGCTTGGTCAGCTAATGGATATGTTTACCATACTAAGTCAGACACAGTAGATAAAATTCCTCTTGGTACATTTCAAAGGACTGGAGATAATATGTTACCTTTAATTTTGAAACTAGTGAACTCTGTACAAATATCAGATGTTGAAAAGTACAGCACAGGAAAttta gttttttttgattttttgggtATATTTATTGTTCATTGGAGTGAAGTGCTATCTGATATAAtcaatattagtgttattattatttctctatTAGTAATTTTGTACAATGCTAGTCATACTCATGTTACag gttTTAATgttaaagattattttaaatcgtgTTTTAAGTGCTCAAGCTTAATTGTGTTAATATGGTTAGCTACTCTAGTCACGATAGCCGTATTGTCACTGACTGTTGTGATGCTTGACCGCTGTTTGAGTTGGTTCGCTCAACCAGCATggctgttatttttatatattactccAACTATTTTAGTTCCAATGGTTCTGTTGGTTTTATTTGGTAGAAAATTCCTATGG GGTAAAAAAGGAACCCATTACCCGCAGTCCTTAATGTACTGCATTTCTCGTGACGGCAATCAATTGCTGTACATTATGATTCTTATGTTATGTGTGTTACTGCGTATTAGATCAGGATTTGCAGTTGCCCTCTTTGTTACTTGCAACACAATCAGTATTGTATTACACAACAccatactgaaaaataattacg gcTATAAAGTATTGTGGTTACATTGGGGCTGTATGCTTGTACCATTCATGTTATCTGCTTACATGATACAAGCGGCTCTTCTCCTGGTTGTCCCCATCATGGGTCGATCAGGATCTGGAAATCATGCTGAATCAGTCATGTCACTCATAACATCAGCTATGTTCACTCTTGTATTCAGTTTTTAT AATCCGTTGGTGTTACTACTTCAAAAAGCATACACTGTGTTTAGTTCGTTAGCAGTTGTGTTATTAGTTTCATTTCTAGTTTTAGTATTTACACCACTCGGATTTCCGTATTCTGGCGATCCTGATAATTTGGCACCTCAACGATTTATGATagca catGTCGAACGCAGTTTTTACAACTACAACGGTTCATTGAGGGATCATCAAAATGGATTGTGGATTGTAAATCTGGATGTGAATAGTCCACACTCAGTTGTCAGGCATGCACCTGAATTGATGAATGCCCGTCAAATAACCCAGGATGAATGTAACAAAGAATTGTACTGTGGACTACCATACTTTATACcagttataacatttatatg GAAAACTCATTGGATTGATACAAAACCATTAGATGTTGAAATACCATTGAGTCTTAATTTAACATATAGGGATTACAGACTAAATAATGTCCAGAGGCTCTCGTTCTCTGCCATTg GTCCTGATCATATAACTTTTACGTTATCTTTATACGATGGTATCAAGCTGAAAGATTGGAGTTTCAGTAGTGGTGAACCTCTCAAAGGACCACTATGGAATGGCCGTCCTACTTATTTTGTGTATTATTCATGTGCTAACGATATTATTCCATGGGACTTTTGGATCGATATtgag GTTCCAAAAACTCATGTGGGGCCTCAAATTGAAGTTGGATTATCTGGGCATCGAATGCATGGAGCACATCAATATACACCTGAATTGAAAAAACTATTTAGTCAGCTCCCTCAATGGACTACTACGACTGGTTGGGCTTCGGCTTATAAATCTTACACTTTATAA